A genomic region of Homo sapiens chromosome 4, GRCh38.p14 Primary Assembly contains the following coding sequences:
- the SMR3B gene encoding submaxillary gland androgen-regulated protein 3B precursor: MKSLTWILGLWALAACFTPGESQRGPRGPYPPGPLAPPQPFGPGFVPPPPPPPYGPGRIPPPPPAPYGPGIFPPPPPQP; this comes from the exons ATGAAATCACTGACTTGGATCTTGGGCCTTTGGGCTCTTGCAGCGTGTTTCACA CCTGGTGAGAGTCAAAGAGGCCCCAGGGGACCATATCCACCTGGACCGCTGGCTCCTCCTCAACCTTTTGGCCCAGGATTTgttccaccacctcctcctccaccctaTGGTCCAGGGAGaatcccacctcctcctcccgcACCCTATGGTCCAGGGATATTTCCACCACCCCCTCCTCAACCCTAA